CGAACTCAAACGAAATAATGATTGACTGTGGCACGAATAAAAATGGTACTATTAAAGTATCTATTTCGGATAATGGTGATGGCATTACAGCTAACCCAACGAAATCCAACCATTATGGGCTAAACATAATGGGTGAACGCGCTTCAAAACTAGGTGCTAAACTAGAAATTAAAAATAATATAACAAAAGGCACCTTGGTATTACTTACCTTCGACAGGGAAAACAAACATGCTTGACAATAGTTACACAATTTTAGTTGTTGATGATCATCCACTAATGCGTAAAGGGATAGTTCAACTTCTTACATTAGAAGAAAAGTTTAATGTTATTGGTGAAGCCAGTGATGGTGTGGAAGCTATCACGCTTGCTAAACAGCATGAACCGGATCTTGTTCTACTTGATCTGAACATGAAAGGCATGTCAGGCTTAGATACGTTAAAAGCGCTTCGCTCTGAAGAGTTGAGCTCTCGCGTTGTTATTTTAACAGTTTCTGATAACAAACAAGACGTGATTAAACTAATCAATGCGGGTGCAGATGGCTACTTATTAAAAGATTCGGAACCGGATCTGTTACTAGAGCAATTACAAGACGTATTATCTGGTCAACAGGCTCTTTCTGAAAGCTTACTAGGCTATTTAGACTGCCTACATGAAGATAATAACTTTGAAGAAAAGCTAGCTAAGCTAACTAAACGCGAAAACCAAATCTTACTTGAAATCTCAAAAGGCTACAGCAACAAACATGTTGCAAGTAACCTGCATATTTCAGAAGGGACTGTAAAAGTTCACGTTAAAAGTTTATTGAAGAAACTAGAAGCAAGTTCACGTGTTGAAGCTGCTGTTATGTATCTTGAATTTAATAAAACTAGCGCGTAATCAAATAATAGAAGTAAAGATATAAGCCTTATTATATTTTTACTTCTATATTTACAATCAAAAATGCAAACTTTTTAAACAGCACTATTATTAGTTATATATCCACTGACTAATGAGTCCACTTTTGCAATCAACTCAACTCGCATTATTCCCGTTACCCTCTCATATACTCCCTAATGGTCGACTTCCTTTACGTATCATTGAAGAACGCTATATACGCATGATCAAAGACAACGCTAAGACAATGATAGGGTTTGGTATCGTTATGATTGACTCTAAACAGACTGGTCCATTTGGGCGTATATCACCTATCGGCACACACGTTAAAATTGTTGATTTTTACCCTCTCGATGATGGTTTCCTTGGCATTATTGTGGAAGGTGTTGATCGTTTCATCATCGATGATATAGCCGTCGAAGATGATGGATTAAAAATAGCCGAAATCCATTACATATCTAATTGGCCAGATCAAAACATCACTGAACAAGATCGCTACTTAACTGACAAACTAACGGATATATTCAATCAACATCCAGATCTGGATGAGTTGTACTACTCAAAAGAAATGGATAATGCAAGCTGGATATCACAACGCTGGTTAGAACTATTACCAATACCAGTTGAGCGAAAACAATTTTTATTACAACAAGCTAACTGCACCCATACATTACAAGTCTTAAAAGAACTTATTCCAATATAGTCATACTCACACCCTATTGTGAGGCATATCTATAAATCACTATATTCTTATTTATTACTGTTTATTAATGCAACAAATGGGTCAAGTTAATTGTTAAAATATTTTATTTCAAGATATGATGAGATTCTGTAATTCATTCGAGTTTAGTATTGTAATATGTTGCAAAAATCACTTTCAGATCTCGATAAAGTTGTCGCAATCGGCGGCGGTCATGGACTAGGTCGAGTGCTATCTTCCCTTTCTTTTTTAGGGTCAAGATTAACGGGTATAGTAACAACAACAGATAATGGTGGTTCAACAGGGCGACTTAGAAGTTCTGAGAACTGCATCGCTTGGGGAGATGTTCGTAACTGTATTAATCAGCTAGTAACCCAACCTGATATAGGTTCTTTGCTTTTTGAATATCGCTTTAAGAACGAAGGTGAACTAAAAAATCATAACTTAGGTAACCTAATGCTGGTTGCTTTAGATAACCTCTGTGTGCGTCCGCTAGACGCTGTAAATCTTATTCGTAATATGCTACATATCGAATGTCAACTGATCCCAATGTCAGAACAGCCAAGTGATTTAATCGCAGTCACACCTTGTGGTAACGATGTGCATGGTGAAGTGTCTGTCGATAAGATGCATGAGTTTCCAAATCAATTAACCGTACACCCAAATGTTGCAGCAACATTTGAAGCCGTACAGGCAATTGAGAAAGCTGATTTAATATTATTAGGCCCGGGGTCGTTTCTAACCAGTATCATGCCTCCGCTGTTGCTTAAAGATATACAAAAAGCGTTACGTAGAAGCAATGCAAAAGTGATTTACTTAGGTAATTTACAACAAGAGATAGGTCCGGCATCAAAAATACCCCTGCAAGAACGCTTACAGTGGTGTGAAAAAAAACTTGGTTTTCCAATCATTAGTGCCGTTATAGAGGATATAGATAAACAGTCAAAACTGACTTATCCTACCTATACCCATGACTTACGTGAAGACGTTAATAAATACTATCACGATCGTGTTAAATTAAAAGAAGCAATTGAATCGGTTGTTAATCACATCTTAACGCCAGCGCATTGATTGCATCTTCGAGACTATGTATTAGTAAAGGCAATTTCGCTTGTACTTCTTCGGTATGATTCGATTTTGCCATAATCTCTAACTCTTCAGCATGCTGCTGCACTAATAACGCCCCATATGTGCCGGCACTACTTTTTATGCTATGACAACTTTGTGCCACTTTATTATTATCAATATCCAGTATTAATGCTTGTAAGTCATTAATACGCTCCGTAGTTTCTTCATTAAAAACAGCGACCAACGCAGGTAACATGTCTTCACCTACATCAACTAACAGCTGAGAAAATACCGTTTCATTAATAACTGTGTTTTCCATTTCATTACCTCATATCTTCAATTTGAACTTATTACTCATTTATTGTTTAGATCAATGATAATTGCAGTGGCATCATCCTGTAACTTTCCGGGTAAAAGTGATTCAAAACGTAACCATAGTTGATCTAATACATATTGAGCTGTCGTTCCTTTAATTCCATCTAGTATATTGTCAATACAATCACAATTCCTATCTATATTCTCAAAAATGCCATCTGAATAGAAAAAAAGTTTTTCTCCTTCTTTTAGCTCTACTGTGACGGCGGCATACCCTTCATCGGGTAAGAGTCCCAATACAGTGCCTTTACAATCAATTGCTTTGTATCCAACGTCATTCAATAGATAAGGCTGTGGATGCCCCGCGGTGGCGATTTCACATTTGTTTCCTGTCAACTTTATAACAATACAAGTTAACATACTGGACTCTAGTAACTGATTTAAGTATAACCTGCTAGACAAGCCAGCTAATAGAACACCAGGACAAGTAGGTATAGATGTAATTAGCCCCTCTAAATAGCCCATTATCGCAAAACTATGAAATTTAGCGACAGGCCCATGCCCCATAATATCGCCTAAAATGAGTAATTTACTTTCACCATAATCATGAAAAAAAACAAAGTCACCGCCACCTTCACTTGCTGGCGTATGAGCAAGTGAGAAATTCCAGTCACCAGACTTTGGTGGCAGTGACGGTTTAAATGGTCGACAGAGTGACTCCACAATACGTTGCTGATAATGCAATGCCAGTTGATTTGTACGACGTATAACACGGTTACAAACTGCAAGTAACGGTGTTTTAGTTATCGGCTTAATTAAATAATCATCAATAGAAACTTCCGCGGCTTGTTCTTGCACTGACAGATTATCATCACCAGTTAAGAATACAAACGGTGTCAACGCTCCCTTCTCAAAAGACTCCACTTTCAGCCTAAACTCAAATCCTGACATTTCCGGCATGTGAATATCGGCAATAATAAGATCGCAGCCTTCATGCTGAATATATTTAAGTGCTAATACCGCGGCTGAAAAAATATGCACGACAAAATCATGTTGCAAATAGCCTTTATATGCCCACAATAGGGTTTGATCATCATCAACAATAACAACACTTAGCTTTTTTTTCTGTTCCTTTAAGGGGCAAGTGAATTTATTAATTCCATTCTCGCTCTCGTAATGACCATTGTGGTTATTCTTCTGAATTAAAGCTAATCCCATACCGCCCGTTAATAGCTCACCATTAAAAATATCGCGAACATTAACTTTGTAGGGATCAAAACTATCACCACTATCTGATATTTCAAAATACCAATTACTTTTAACTCCAGCGAGCTCAATACTGAACCAGTTAACTGTACCTTGGTTATGAAAATAAAGATTAGAAAGGTATTCTGCTAACACTAACGTTACACGGTCAATTTCAGCTTGTTCAAGAGCGAGCTGTTGGCATAATGTCGTTAAGAGACGCCGAACCTCACTAATTGAATCCAGTTTTAATGGATATTGCTTTGCAAACAGTTGTGTTTTCATCAGCGGCCAAATTTACCTTTTAATAATTCCACGTTTGAAATCCGATTAAGTAACCATTGTTTGAATATCGGAAAGCCATGTAATCGTCTGCGCACTGAATTTCTTAATTGCATATCCAACGGTGGACATTTGACATCATTAATCACAGTGCCAAGCAATTTAACATGATTATATTTAAAAATTTTTATTGTTTTTACAACCGAACTCTCGAGCGAGATACCAGGAGCAACAACAAGTAAACTGGCATCACATCCTCTAGCAATAACTTCGCCTGGTATATTGGAAAAATTAGTTCGCGTGATTGCACATGTATCAAATATAATAAAATTATAGTGCTGCAACCAGTATTCGATAGCATCTTTTATCTTTTTTTCATCTCGAAAGCTAATATTTTGATCTTGTTCACTTTTTGGCGCAGGTAAAATATCAATCATGTCAGTAAACTTTGCTATACAAGCCGTTTGTGAACCCATATCGTCGAGAGACCATGATTTTGTTTCATTAATATACTCATTGGTAATTGCAGGTTTAAATGTATTAAGATCCACAATCAGCACCTTACTCCCCGCCACTTTATGACGCCGAGCTAATGCTAGAACTAATTCAGTTCCACCTTCTTTTCCTTGAGAACAATTTATTGCTAATGACTTGATATTTTCGTTCGCAATTAACTGATAAATCTGCTCAATTTCAACAAACGTTTCTGGTAAGATATTCATAATGAAGAACCAACAATAAAGAGCGTAACGACACTTAACGCACTCCCTAATATATCCAATAACTGGCTCCAGTTAGACTCTTTCTCATTAGGGATATATATAGTGTCACCAGCATGAATAATCGGGATATCTCTATAGTCAGGTTGAGTAAGATAATGCTTCATATTAAAAGTACGTGCACTATGCTTCATTTCTCCACGTTTAGTCAAAATAATAATACGATCAATATAAGCTTCTGTGGTAGGTCCTCCAGCCATTGTTAATATACCAACTACATCCAGTGAAGAATCATATTTATAACGGCCAGGGTTATGCACAGCACCTAATACCTGCACAATATTAACCGTATTATTTAATTCCCCTTGTTCACTCTTAGCTGGAATATAAATCGTATCTCCTGGTAGTACTTGTGGTAAAAGACTTTCGTCTCCAGTCTCAAAATACATGTCGAGATCCAGCGTTGATGATTTTGCATAGCGTTTATTACGATGTGTTACTTTAATATGCTTAATGTCTGCATCATTAGTCGGACCATCAGCTGCAGATAATAAATCTAAGAAATCTAATTGACTGTTAAATGCATACCGGCCTGGCGCACCGACTGCACCAAGAATATATATAGAAGATTCAGATTCTTGTTTTATCCACTTTGATTTATTATCTGTTGGATCATCCGGTAGCTCCGTAAACATGACTGTATCACCCGCAGATAACTGCGGCAGAATTAAATAATCACCACCAACTTTCATGAATTTATCTAAATCGAAAAACAGACGTTCACCTAAACCATCATTACCAACAATCATTACTTTTGATAAATCAGCCTTCTCGGTTGGTCCCTCAGCATGGCCAAGTAGATCAAGGAATGTCATGTCATCATCCCATTGATAACGACCTGGATTTTTGACCGCGCCAATAATTTTTATTGCCTCATCGTGTGATTCAACGAGCCATGATTTTTCAACCATATCGGCTTTTTCAGGTAAGAAAATCACATCCCCCCCCTCAATAACAGGAAATGGGTTATTTTCAGGATCATCTGAATATTTTTTTAAATCAAAGCGGAATGTTTCACCATTTTCTTTAAGCACTCTAATTTGCTGAGTATCAGCATATCTATTCGGCCCGCCGGCATTTGCTAACATGTCCATGAAGGTGATCCCCTTACGACCTTCAAAAGCGCCCGGTTTATTCACTTGCCCCATCACGTACACAACCTGTAAGCCAACTTTGATGTCCTCAACCTGAATAGGCACAAAAATAGTCGTACCGGGGTTTATTTTGGGTAACTTAGCCATATCCCCTGTATCAAGATATAACTTTAAATCAAATGTTTGTGGAGCCTTACTCCCCATGACTCTGATTTTACCCACATTAGCATAACGCGTAACGCCATTCGCTTTCATCAAACTTTCGATAATGGTCATACCCGGCACATAGGAAAATGTGCCAGGCGCATTGACCTCACCGAAAACCGTCACGGCTTTTTGAGTGTCGCTTGCGTCTCCGCCTTGCTTTAGTGACCTCGCATCAAAGGTCATCTGTACATTACCGGTCAATGGCGATGATGGGACAAATATAATATCGCCAGATTTCAATGCAGGAAGTTCATTTTCATCACCCGTTTCTAAATAACGCTTGAAGTTAAATATGATAACTTCAGCGCCTCGTTGCAGTTGCATATTATCGAGCTGTGCACCAGCCAGCATCCCCCCGGCTTTATTCAATGCCATCTGTACATTACCAAGTTCTGGTAATACGACTTCACGAGGATCATTCACATAACCTAACACCGTGACTAATTTTTCTCGTGCTCTAAACTCAATATATAACTTTGATATATCCCGGAATACGACACTAAGCAATACCTTCATCTCTTCTAACACGACAGTCAAGGTTTTGCCTTTTACATGTAACTTCCCAATTTCAGGCAATTGAATAAAACCACTTGCGTCAACTTGAAATGGTTTTTCAAAGTCCTCCTCACCTGGCATAAAAATAAATAATTGATCACCCGAATCAATGAATTCATTTTCACCTAAAGCGAGAGGAGATGTGAATAATAAAGCAAAACAAAAAAATACCATTTTCATAAAGCGAGTCCTTTCGGCAATTTCGCATCACTAAAAAGTTCACCTTCTGTCAGCAAGAAACGCCAATCTTTTACCTTATGGTTAACCTTTTTATTGCTCTCAGATAGCCACATAAGTGTTGTGATAACGGGGGCTGTTGGTGGTGTTACACCGGTCCTGAGCTCTTCATAAATGACATTGTTTTTTTGTTCATTCGCTGTAAGACCTGTGACATAGCTTAGAATTGTATCTGTACGTAAATTAAATAATGCAACATCATCTAAATTTGTTGCATATTCAACTTCAGGATTTGATTTTGAGTCATGATTAACATCATTGGAGGATTTAATTTCATGGACAAGTACAGGAGTATGTTCTTGATCTATCTTGAATTCTAATTTAGATAATTGTTGAACACTCACACTTGGTACTTGATCAAAGATTAAATATTTACGCATTTCGTCATTATAACCTTCATCGTCACGATCATTTAACGTGTCTTTAAACTCATTATTTACATCGACGATTGTACTAACATCATGAAAAACGAGACCTTGATTGTAATTGACATTTGAACCATCATCTATTGGCTTCCCCCTACTTTCAAACAACTTGTATTTAGTATATTCAATCTCAACATCGGGGTTATCTAGCAGTAAAAAACTAACCTGACGAAGGCACACTTTATATAGCGCCGTTAAAACAGCGCTATCAACTTCAAATTGTGGGGCACAATACAATAAGAGATCAAGTTGGTAAGTTAAAGGGTGAACAAAGTTTGAAGTCAATGAACGTGGCGGTTGTGCGCAATTAGTATTCGCACTAACTCGATTAAGATTAACAATTAAATCCGTTATATTCCGCTCTAAGATAGCCATTTCAATTTTTATATCTTGTAGGTCTTCCACGGCAATTGCTTTTTCAACACGGCTGTTAATATTTTCGACCGATTTAACATAGGCTGGTGTACACTTTTTGGCACCCCGTAGGTTGGCTACTGAAAAATGCAAATTTAAATACGAATAATGTTTTTTGAATTGGACTCGTTCCTCTGTATGTATAGTCGTATTTTCAAAATAGCCTTCTCGTGGCCAATTTGTACAAGCAGAAAAAGAAACGCATATAGATATCCATAGCATTAATTTATTCATTTAATACCTTACGGCCTTGTACTTATGCCGAGCGACTTGCGTCACATTCAGTTATATTTTCAATAAAAGGAATAGCATTTTCTACACGTAACATCGTCATCAACTTGTAAGGTTGACCTGAGA
This Moritella sp. 5 DNA region includes the following protein-coding sequences:
- a CDS encoding Hpt domain-containing protein gives rise to the protein MENTVINETVFSQLLVDVGEDMLPALVAVFNEETTERINDLQALILDIDNNKVAQSCHSIKSSAGTYGALLVQQHAEELEIMAKSNHTEEVQAKLPLLIHSLEDAINALALRCD
- a CDS encoding LON peptidase substrate-binding domain-containing protein, whose translation is MQSTQLALFPLPSHILPNGRLPLRIIEERYIRMIKDNAKTMIGFGIVMIDSKQTGPFGRISPIGTHVKIVDFYPLDDGFLGIIVEGVDRFIIDDIAVEDDGLKIAEIHYISNWPDQNITEQDRYLTDKLTDIFNQHPDLDELYYSKEMDNASWISQRWLELLPIPVERKQFLLQQANCTHTLQVLKELIPI
- a CDS encoding SpoIIE family protein phosphatase; this encodes MKTQLFAKQYPLKLDSISEVRRLLTTLCQQLALEQAEIDRVTLVLAEYLSNLYFHNQGTVNWFSIELAGVKSNWYFEISDSGDSFDPYKVNVRDIFNGELLTGGMGLALIQKNNHNGHYESENGINKFTCPLKEQKKKLSVVIVDDDQTLLWAYKGYLQHDFVVHIFSAAVLALKYIQHEGCDLIIADIHMPEMSGFEFRLKVESFEKGALTPFVFLTGDDNLSVQEQAAEVSIDDYLIKPITKTPLLAVCNRVIRRTNQLALHYQQRIVESLCRPFKPSLPPKSGDWNFSLAHTPASEGGGDFVFFHDYGESKLLILGDIMGHGPVAKFHSFAIMGYLEGLITSIPTCPGVLLAGLSSRLYLNQLLESSMLTCIVIKLTGNKCEIATAGHPQPYLLNDVGYKAIDCKGTVLGLLPDEGYAAVTVELKEGEKLFFYSDGIFENIDRNCDCIDNILDGIKGTTAQYVLDQLWLRFESLLPGKLQDDATAIIIDLNNK
- a CDS encoding chromosome partitioning protein produces the protein MNILPETFVEIEQIYQLIANENIKSLAINCSQGKEGGTELVLALARRHKVAGSKVLIVDLNTFKPAITNEYINETKSWSLDDMGSQTACIAKFTDMIDILPAPKSEQDQNISFRDEKKIKDAIEYWLQHYNFIIFDTCAITRTNFSNIPGEVIARGCDASLLVVAPGISLESSVVKTIKIFKYNHVKLLGTVINDVKCPPLDMQLRNSVRRRLHGFPIFKQWLLNRISNVELLKGKFGR
- the yvcK gene encoding uridine diphosphate-N-acetylglucosamine-binding protein YvcK, with translation MLQKSLSDLDKVVAIGGGHGLGRVLSSLSFLGSRLTGIVTTTDNGGSTGRLRSSENCIAWGDVRNCINQLVTQPDIGSLLFEYRFKNEGELKNHNLGNLMLVALDNLCVRPLDAVNLIRNMLHIECQLIPMSEQPSDLIAVTPCGNDVHGEVSVDKMHEFPNQLTVHPNVAATFEAVQAIEKADLILLGPGSFLTSIMPPLLLKDIQKALRRSNAKVIYLGNLQQEIGPASKIPLQERLQWCEKKLGFPIISAVIEDIDKQSKLTYPTYTHDLREDVNKYYHDRVKLKEAIESVVNHILTPAH
- a CDS encoding SLBB domain-containing protein; amino-acid sequence: MKMVFFCFALLFTSPLALGENEFIDSGDQLFIFMPGEEDFEKPFQVDASGFIQLPEIGKLHVKGKTLTVVLEEMKVLLSVVFRDISKLYIEFRAREKLVTVLGYVNDPREVVLPELGNVQMALNKAGGMLAGAQLDNMQLQRGAEVIIFNFKRYLETGDENELPALKSGDIIFVPSSPLTGNVQMTFDARSLKQGGDASDTQKAVTVFGEVNAPGTFSYVPGMTIIESLMKANGVTRYANVGKIRVMGSKAPQTFDLKLYLDTGDMAKLPKINPGTTIFVPIQVEDIKVGLQVVYVMGQVNKPGAFEGRKGITFMDMLANAGGPNRYADTQQIRVLKENGETFRFDLKKYSDDPENNPFPVIEGGDVIFLPEKADMVEKSWLVESHDEAIKIIGAVKNPGRYQWDDDMTFLDLLGHAEGPTEKADLSKVMIVGNDGLGERLFFDLDKFMKVGGDYLILPQLSAGDTVMFTELPDDPTDNKSKWIKQESESSIYILGAVGAPGRYAFNSQLDFLDLLSAADGPTNDADIKHIKVTHRNKRYAKSSTLDLDMYFETGDESLLPQVLPGDTIYIPAKSEQGELNNTVNIVQVLGAVHNPGRYKYDSSLDVVGILTMAGGPTTEAYIDRIIILTKRGEMKHSARTFNMKHYLTQPDYRDIPIIHAGDTIYIPNEKESNWSQLLDILGSALSVVTLFIVGSSL
- the narL gene encoding two-component system response regulator NarL yields the protein MLDNSYTILVVDDHPLMRKGIVQLLTLEEKFNVIGEASDGVEAITLAKQHEPDLVLLDLNMKGMSGLDTLKALRSEELSSRVVILTVSDNKQDVIKLINAGADGYLLKDSEPDLLLEQLQDVLSGQQALSESLLGYLDCLHEDNNFEEKLAKLTKRENQILLEISKGYSNKHVASNLHISEGTVKVHVKSLLKKLEASSRVEAAVMYLEFNKTSA